The following DNA comes from Amycolatopsis albispora.
CGACCCGGAGGGCGCGCCAGCAGTATGGTCGAACCTCGTCGGACTTCTGCGTCCCATGTGGACTCGGCTCGCGCAGGGGCAGCCCCATCTGGCATGGGAGTACGTGTTCGGCCACGACGGCGTACAGATCCGGCTGTGGGTGCCGGGCACAGTACCGCCGGGCATGGTCGAGCGTGCCGTCGAAGCGGCCTGGCCCGGATCGCACACCACCACCGAGCCGGCAGCGGCTCCGCTGCCCACCAGGGCCGACGGTGGCCGGCGCCGACTGGTCACCGGGGGTGTACTGCGGCTGGCTCGCTCGGAAGCCCTGCCGATCCGCAGCGATTTCGACGTGGACCCTATCCGGGCGCTGCTCGGTGCTCCGGTCGGTCTGGGCGTGTATGACGGGGCGTGTGTGCAGGTGCTCGCGCGACCAGTGACTGGTCGGCGGGTCAAGCAGGCGCGCCGCGCGGCACCTGCACGCCGGGCGCTCCACCCGGCCGGTGGGCCGACTCCTGGACGCGATCACGCCGGGTCCCACGCCGACGGCGGTGAGCCGCGCCGGTGAGCCGAAGCTCGACCCGCAAACGTCGTTGGAGTACCAGGCGCAGAACCGCGCCATCGTCGGCAAGCAGCGCGGCTCGCAGTGGGAGACCGTGATTCGGTACGCAGTTGCCACGACCGTGCCCGCCGAGACGCCGCCCGAACAGATCACACGGGTGCGCGACCAGTTGCGGGGCCGGGCACATGCGATCGCGAGTGCGTTTTCCGGCTACACCGAGCACAACCACTACCAGCGCCGCCGGCTGCGCAACCCGCTGACGGCCATGGCGCGGCGGCGGTTGCGGCGCGGCGACCTGCTGTCGGTGCCGGAGCTGGCCGCGCTGGCGCACCTGCCCACCGACGAGGCTCTGCCCGGCCTCGCGCGAGCGAGAGCAAAGGCCGTGCCACCCCGCCGAATACGCCCACCGAGGGTGAGCTGATCCGGCCCATCGGGGTTTCCGATACCGGGCACACCCGCCCGGTCGGGCTCCAGGTCTCCGACGCCCGGCACCACGTGCACGTGCTCGGCGCCACCGGCAGCGGGAAATCCACCATGCTGACGCGGATGATCCTGGCCGATGCCGAGCACGGCCGGGGTGGGGTGGTCATCGACCCCAAGGGCGACCTGATCACCGATGTGCTGCAGCGCCTGCCGGAGCGCGCCGCCGAGAAGGTGGTGCTCTTCGACGCCGACTCGCCCGGACCGACACCCTGCCTGAATCCCTTGGAGGGGTCGAAGGAAGCGGCGGTCGATAACCTCGTGTCCGTGTTCTCCCGGGTGTTCTCCTCAGCGTGGGGCCGCGCACCGAGGACATCCTGCGCGCCGGCTGTTTGGCGTTGCGGGCGGGACCCCAGGTCGCGGGGATCAAGGCCGTCCTCGTGCGCCAGCAGGTGAGCGCCAGCGGTGTCTAGGACGTAGAACATCGGTGCCCGGCCGCGCCCGATGTAGGGCTGGAACCGGTCGAGCACCCGCCACTGGTGCAGTTTGTGCAGCCGCTGGTTGGCTGCGCGCCGGCTCGGGAAGGCGATTTGGGTGATCTGGGTGGAGGTCAGCGTGCGGTGTTCGGCGAGCATCCGCGCCAGCCACCGATCCCGCGCGGTGAGGTGCGCGGCAACGGTGGCCAGGTGATCGGCCGTGGCCGCGACCCGCGCGCTCGTACGGGCGGGCACCCGGGCACGCAAGTCCCTCTGGGCAGACGTGGGGTCGAACACGCAATCTCCTTTGCGGACCGTGTGCAGGAAAACGAGAGCAGCGGGGCGGGCTGTACCCATCTGGTCGGTGCGGCCCGCTCCGCTGGGGTAGCGGGAATCAGGTGGCGCGGCGGGGATCGGTCCCGGTGTCGTCCGGCCCGGACGCGTCGCGGCCCTCGGCCGAGGCGGACAACGGCCGGGTATGGCGCGCAGCGGTCTTGCGCACGAGCCGGGCTCGACCGCGGATCGCAGGGGGCAACGGTTCGGTGGTCACGGTGAACGGCTGGGTTTCCTCGCCGCCCACCACGAGGCGGACTGCCGCATGGAACACACCGAGGTGCGCCAGATCGTGTTCGCCGATTCGGGGCGCGGTGTGCCGCGCCAGCTCGCGGGCATCCTCGGGCGAGGCATTGAAGAGGATCTTGCTGCGCGCGTTGGTGGAGATCCCTTCCTTCAAGTCTTTCCCGAGCTGCCCGAGGTGCTGGTGCGCCAGCGTCATCGACAGCCGGCAGCCCCGCGCCTCGGCCAACATGTCTTCCATGGCGTAGGGCAGATTGAGGAAGTTGTGCGCCTCATCCACATACAACGAGGCGTCCCTGCGCTGCCGCTGCGCCAACGCGGCCCGCGCGGTGGTGGCCTGCCACACGCGCGCCACGATCAGCGAGCCCAACAGCCGAGTGGTGTCTTCACCCAAGCTGCCCTTGGGGATGCGCACGAGGCACAACCCACCATCCAGCGCTGCAGACAGATCCACTGTGGATGGACCGACGGCGATGGCTTTGACCACGAACGGGCGTGTCGGTCTAAACTGCGGGAGATGGTTGACACCTGGGCTTGTTGATCATAGGGATCCGGGTGAGTGAGCCCGTGTTGGACCGCGAGGTGCGTCGGCGCCTCGCGGTCCTTCGTCATGCGGAGGAAGTGTCCGGCAACGTCGCGATGACGTGCCGCTACTACGGCATCAGCCTGCCGACGTACTACAAGTGGCTGCGCCGGTACGAGGCCGACGGCGTCGACGGGCTACGAGATCGGTCGAAGCGGCCGCGGACCAGCCCGAACGCCACCCGCGCCGACGTGGTGGACAAGATCATCCACCTGCGGCGCAACTACCACTTCGGGCCGGAGAAGATCGCGATGTACCTGCAGCGTTACCACGACGTCACCATCAGCCGCTCGACCGTGTGGCGAATCCTGTGCCACTTGGGCATGGGCCGGCTGCCCACATCGCAGCGATATCAGCGCCACGATCGCCGATGGAAGCGCTACGAGAAGCAACGCCCGGGACATCAGGTGCAGATCGACGTCAAGTTCGTCGAACCCCTGCCCAAGGTCAGCAAGACCGGCGTCTCGCTCAAGCCGGTCGGGCGGCGCGGCAAGTTCTACTAGTTCACCGCGATCGACGACTGCACCCGGCTGCGGATCCTGAAGATCTACCCCACGCTCAACCAGAAGACCGCGATCCAGTTCCTGGACTACGTGCTGTCCCAGCTGCCGTTCGCTGTAGAGAAGATCCAGACGGACAACGGCACCGAGTTCGGCACCGAGTTCGGCACCCAGTTCCACTGGCACGTGCTCGACAAGGGCATCGGGCACGTCTACATCAAGCCCCGCACGCCACGACTGAACGGCAAAGTGGAGCGGTCTCACCGGATCGACGCCGACGAGTTCTACCGCCTGCTCGACGGCATCGTCATCGACGACGTCAACGTCTTCAACGCCCGCCTCAAAGAATGGCAGGACTACTACAACTACGACCGCCCCCACGGCAGCCTCAACGGACAGACACCCTATGGAAGACTCCGACAGAAGACCCAAGCCGAAGCGCCCGGGCGAAGCCGGTCTACCGCAGTCGCACAGGCATAGCGCTTGACAGTGTTCAGAGACAGATTCAGCCGCCGGGTGCACTCCAACAGTCCGTGACCTTGCTTGAGTAGGTCATGCACCTGATGCCAGCGCTCGATGTTGGTGCGAGCCAGCGGCCCGTCCTGGACGCCGGTTGCCCCGGCCCAGCAGGCAGAGTGGGCCGCCACCTCTTTGGCCGCTGCTTCAGCCAGGCCGTGCCACAGATGCCACCGGTCCGCGACCTGCTGCACGGCCGGGTCGGCATCGCGGACGGCTTGGGCGTAGGTGTTCGACCCGTCGCGGCACACGATCTCGACGCCGGGATGGCCACGTAGCCAGTCGGCGACCACGCTCGCGCCACGGCCGGGCAGCACGTCGATGCGGACGCCGCTGTCGGCGTCGATCAACACCGTGGCGTACTGGCGGCCGCGACGCAGAGCGAAGTCATCGATCCCCAGCACCCGCGGCACCGTCCGCTCGGGCAAGGCGATACCCAACAACGCACGCACCGCAGTGTCCTTGCCCGCAGCGATTCCCATCACGGGTAGCAACCGAGCCGACGCGCGGCCCGCAAGCTCTCTGACGACGCCGCGTAGTTGCTCGATCAATCGCACCGTGCGCCGCTGATAGCGCTCCAGCACACCGGGGACCTGACTTGGGCCACGAATCGGGTCTGATCTGGGGACTGTCCGGGTAACGGTGGATCTGGTCTTGGTCTGACCGAGAGGACATGACCAATGACCATGACTGATCCGAGCGATCGTGAGGTTGGCTCGGAAGAGATGCTCGATCCTGTGAGCGGAGAGAGCATCGATCAGCGGCAGTTGGCTGAGCAGCTGTTGGCGCAGGCCAAGGAACAGGGCGTCGATCTGGTCTGCCCGGACGGGCTGTTGAACCGGCTGACGAAGAACGTGCTGGAGACGGCGTTAGAGGCCGAGATGGATGACCATCTCGGCTATGAACGCCATGACCCGATGGGTCGCAACAGCGGGAACTCCCGCAACGGGACCAGGTCGAAGACGGTGCTGACCGAGATCGGCCCGGTCGAGATCGACGTGCCCCGCGACACTGACGCGTCTTTCGACCCGAAGATCGTGCGTAAGCGGCAGCGGCGGTTGGACGGTATCGACGAGATCGTGCTGTCGTTGACCGCCCGCGGGCTCACCACCGGCGAGGTCGCCGCGCACTTCGACGAGGTCTATGGGGCCAAGGTCTCCAAGGAGACGATCTCCAAGATCACCGACAAGGTCGTCGACCAGATGGCCGAGTGGTCGTCACGGCCGCTCGATTCGATCTATCCGGTGATCTTCGTCGACGCCCTGGTGATCAAGGTTCGTGGCGGCCAGGTCGTGAACAAGCCGTTCTATGTCGTCGTCGGGGTGACCACCAGCGGTGAACGAGACATCCTCGGTATCTGGGCCGGCGACGATGGTGGTGAAGGGGCACGGTTCTGGCTGCAGGTCTTCTCCGAGCTCAAGAACCGCGGCGTGACCGATGTGCTGATCGCGGTCTGCGACGGGCTCAAGGGCCTACCCGAAGCGATCACCACGACCTGGGAACACACCATCGTGCAGCAATGCGTGATCCACCTGATCCGTAACTCGTTCCGCTATGCCGGACGCCAACACCGGGATGCGATCGTGCGAGGTCTGAAGCCGATCTACACGGCGCCATCGGAGCAGGCGGCCACCGACCGGTTCGACGAGTTCGCGAAGCAGTGGCAGGACAAGTACCCGGCGATCGTGGCGTTGTGGCGCAACGCCTGGGCCGAGTTCGTGCCGTTCCTCGAATACGACGTCGAGATTCGCAAGGTCATCTGCACCACGAACGCGATCGAGTCGATCAACGCCCGCTACCGGCGGGCAATCAAGGCCCGCGGTCATTTCCCCTCCGACGCCGCGGCGCTGAAGTGCCTGGAAAGCGCCGTTAAACGCGTTCGCGATCACCTTCCCCGGACGCCTCGACCCGACCACCAACGAGAACCAAGATCAGATCCACCGTTCATCTGACAGACCCGACAACGCACCACCGGGCCCGAGTAACCGAGCTGGGTGGCGATGGCGGGGCGATGGCGTTCGTCGGCCAGCCGACGTTCCCCTCACGGGAGCTGCGGAACAGGTCAATCCGGTAGCGGCAGAAGGCCAGGTGATCAAGGCCGGAGGAACGGTGTCGGCCGCTGTCCCGGTATTCATGTCCCTGGCCCGCTCCGCTTTCTCGATTCGGCGCGTGGAAGGGGGAGGAGGTGGTTGAGGAAGTCGATCAGGTGGTTGGTGAAGATGTCGTTGTCGTCGCCGGCGACCATGTGTGCGGTGTTGGTGACGGTGGCGGTGTGGGCGGTGGGGATGTGGTGGAGAAGGTGGTCGACGGAGTCGTGGTTGACGATGTCGGATAGTTCGCCGCGGATGAGCAGGGTGGGGATGGTGATCTGTTGGGCGGCGGTGTCCATGCGGGTGGTGAGGTCGGTGAGGGCGGAGGTGTCGCTGATGAACTGGAGCAGTTGCGGGTCCCAGTGCCAGCGCCAGCGGCCGTCGCGGTGTTGGCGGAGGTTCTTGCGGAGTCCGTGGGTGGTGGCGGGGCGGGTTCGGTGGGGGTTGTAGGCGGCGATCGCGGCGGCGGCCTCGTCCAGGGTGGCGAAGCCGTCGCGGTGGCGGGTCATAAAATCGAGGATGCGGGCGGCGCCGGCGGGATTGATCTGGGGCGCGATGTCGACGAGTACGAGGGCGCGGGCGATGGTGTGGTCGGCGTGGGCGAGCAGTGCGGTGATACCGCCCATGGAGGCGCCGATGAGCACGGGGGTGTCGTTGAGGGTGCCGGCGATGTGGACGAGGTCGTCCACGAGGTGATCGACGGTGTAGTCGTGGGGGTGTGCCCAGTCGCTGTCACCGTGTCCGCGGGCGTCGAGGGTGAGCGCGGTCCAGCCGTGCCCGGCGAGCCGGGCGGCGGTGTGGTGCCAGGAGTGGCGGGTTTGCCCGACGCCGTGGAGCAGGACGGCGGTGCCGCGCGATGGGGTGGCTGGTGGTGCGGTCCAGTGGTCACCAGCCAGGGTGAGGCCCGCGCGGCGGTAGGTGAGGGGTGTGGGAGTGGTCACGGCGTCTCCGGGGCGTCAAGAGCTGAGTTCGCGGGCGAGGAGGTCGAGCAGATCGGCGCCTTGCTGTTCGAGTTCGGGGAGATGTTCCGCGGTGTCGGCGAGCGCGGTGACGCGGGTGGTGGTGGAGATGTCGGCGGTGGCGATGCGGGCGAGGCCGTGCCAGAGCTGGGTGAGCTGGGCGTAGAGGTCGGCGGCTTGTCCTGCTATGGGCAGGCCGGCGCGCTGGTTGAGGTAGTGCAGGTAGTCGGCTTGCAGCCGGCGGAACAGGCTGCCGCCGGTGCCGGCCTTGTCGATGAACGCGGCCAGCGCGGTGAGCACGGTATCCAGTTGCGTGGGGGTGAACACGTCGGGCCAGCGCCGCAGGTCGTCGACGAAGACGCTGATGCCGTCCAGGCCGGCGCCATGCACGAGGTCGGCCACCCCGTCGAGTTGACCGGCAGGCAGCAGTGACTGGGCATTTCGCAGAGCTCGAGCGGCAGCGTGGCAGGCGTCGGCGGCGGTGTCGGCCAGGGGCGGCAGCTGGGTGGGGTAGCGCAGCCGGTAGGTGGTGTGCCGGGTGGGTACGGGGAATCCGGTGGAGCTGCGGGCGCGGGCCAGCGCGTCGTAGGGGACGGGTTGGGGGTCGGCGCGGTCGTTGTCGACGACGGTAGCGGTACGGGTGTGGTCGTCGTAGCCGGTGATCACGATGTCGTGGCGGCTCATGCTCAGCCGCACCCGCAGATACGGGAGATGGGCGATGTCGGCCCAGCACAGCACCGGATACCCGTGGTCGAGTTCCTCGCGGACCCAGGCCCAGCCTTCGTCGGGATCATCGGTGGCATGCTGGGTGGCGGTGATCCCGAGACGGCGGGTGAACCCACCGGTGAGGTCGGGGCCCCGACCCACGAGGTAGATCGGCGGGCTCATGGCGGGATGGCGCAGGTAGCTGAACCCGAGTTCGCCGCCGAGCCCGAACACGGTGCCTTCATCCAGTGGCGTCTCGTCGTAGGACAGCCGGGCCCACTGCATCAGGTCGCGCAGCGCTCCTGACCCGCAATGCCCGGCCAGCTGGTGCGGGTAGTCGCTGATAACGCGTCGTCCGGTCACGAAGTACTCCTGTCCTGTTCGGCGACAAATGCAGAGTCGGTAGCGTCACTGCCGCAGGTTTCCGCAGGCTGCGACGGCCCGTCCACGCGGTGGCGTCCGGGAGCCCACGCCGTGAGCGCCACGGCCGTGACCGCGGTGAGCACGGCAAGGGCGCTGAGGGTGTCGTGGAACCCGTCGACGAAGGCGCGCCGCGCCGCGGCGGCAAGATCAGGTCCGGCGGGCGTGTCGCCGGCCAGCCGCAGCGCGGCGGCCAGCGAATCACTGGCCTGGGCGCGAGTTGCGGCGGGGAGGTGGGTGATCTGCGGGGCGAGATGGGTGCGGTAGCTGCTGGCGAGCAGGCTGCCGGCCAGCGCGATCCCCACCGCGGCACCGAGTTCCCGGGTGACGTCGTTGACCGCGGAGGCCACGCCCTGTTTGGCGCGGGGAACCCCGCGCACGATGGCGGCGGTGGCCGGTGTCGCGCAGATGCCCAGACCGAGCCCGAACACACCGAGGAACACCACCAGCCGCGGATAGTCCTCGTCCACCCCCAGCCCGCCGATCCCGACCAGCGCACCAGCCACCAGCGCCAGGCCGGCGCCGGTCATCACCCGCAACCCCACCCGCTCGCTCACCCACGGTGCGAGCACCGCGGCCACGACCAGCGGAACGGCCACCGGCGCCAACGCCAGCCCCGCCCGCAGCGGCGAGTAGCCCCACACCAGCTGCAGATGCTGCATCAGCAGGAAGAACACCCCGAACGCGGCCAGGAACTGCACCACCAGCGACACCGCGCCAGCACCGAACCCGCGGTCGCCGAACAACCCGACCTGCAGCAACGGTGCCGCCCGTCGTCGTTCGACGAGCACGAACCCGGCCCCCGCCAGCACCCCACCACCGAGCGAGGCGACCACCAGCGCACTGTCCCAGCCGTGATCGGGAGCCTCGATCACCCCGAACACCACCAACCCCACCGCCGCCGCCGACAGCACCGCCCCCGGCACATCCAGCCCGGGCGCCGCGGGCTCACGCGACGACGGCACGAACCAGCCACCCACCACCAGCAGCAGCGCCAACACCGCTGTGGCCACGAACACCGCCTGCCACGACCAGACCGCCAACAACGCGCCGGCCCCGAGAATGCCCAGCACCGCACCCGCCCCGGCAAAACCCGCCCACACTCCCACCGCACGCGCGGCCTGCCGGGCAGGGAACTCCGCGGTCAGCAGGGACAACGTCGCCGGCATCACCAGCGCCGCCCCCAACCCCGCGACCGCCCGGCACACAATCACCCCTGTCGGCGTGTCCATCACCAGCGGCAGCGCCGAACCCACCGCGAACACGACCAGTCCAGCCAATAGCACACCGCGCCGCCCGAGACGGTCCCCCACCGCGCCCGCCGGCAACAGAACGCCCGCCAACACCAACGTGTAGGCATCCACAATCCACGTCGCCTGCGTCTGACTCGCCCCGATATCCGCAGCCAGCTCCGGCAACGCCGTGGTCAGCGACGCCACCCCGGCCATCACCAACGCCACGGCCAGACACGACACCGCCAGCGTCCAGCCACGGCGCGCCCCGCCCGCTTCCCCGGCCGACTCCGCCACACGCATCACCCGCAAGACTCGAACATTTGTGAACCGACAGTATCGGACCTAGACTGACGGTTTCACAAGTCCGGCTGTCGTTAGGCTTGCTCGCGCCCGCGCCGCCCTCCGGATACGCAGGAGATCGATGTCCACCGCCGCCCCCACACCCAGCACCCCGGACGAAGACCCGCGGCTGGCACGCTCCCGCGCACGGCTGCTCGACGCCGCCACCCACCTACTGGCCGAAGGCGGCATCGACGCGGTCACCATCGACGCGGTCACCCGCACCGCCGGCATCGCCCGCGCCACCCTCTACCGCCACTTCGGCACCGGCACCGAACTGCTCGCCGCCGCCTTCGAACGCCTGCTGCCCCCCGTCGCACCCGCACCCGCCCACGGCCCCCTACGCGAACGGCTGCTCACGCTGCTGACCAACCAAGCCCACCTCATTGACCACGCCCCCCTGCAACTGACCGTGCTGTCCTGGCTCGGCATGAGCATCGCACCAACACCCTCGACCCCCACCCAGAGCGACCGGCCACACCTGCACACCCTGCGCCGCCGCATCATCGAGCAATACCGCCAACCCTTCGACGCCGTCCTCACCAGCGACGCCGCCCACAACACACTCCGCCCCGGCACCGACACCACCACCGCCCTCGCCCAACTCATCGGCCCCCTCATCTTCAACCGCCTCGTCACCGGCACCCCCAACGACGAACAGTTCTGCGCACACCTTGTCGACAACTTCCTCACCAGCCACACGCCGCCAACCCACACGGGCGACCGCTGACGACCCGCCACCACTGAGCACAGGCTCAGCTGAGGCGCACCCCCGCCCTCGCTCTGACACCGACAACGGTTGGAGTGCCCCCACAGCCTCAGCACGCCCTCCCCCGTGCCGTGGATCGCACCGGCCTGAGCGCGCGGCCGGCGAGCCGGGCACGCTTCGATCAAGGCTCTGGTGTGGCCCGCGCGCTTGAGCACACCGTCCGGGTGGCCCCACAGCGGGAAGACAAGGACAGGCCGTGGCCGCAATCCGGTGTGGGGCCGCCCGCCCCGCTAGTTGACGACGCACGCTGTCCGACCTACCCGGTGTGGGTCGGATCCCGTGGTGCCAGTCGCCGGGTCTGCGCGGGCGCAATCGGCTACCTGCCGCGCCACACCGGCTTGCGCTTCTCGCGGAAGGCGCGCGGTCCCTCTTGCGCGTCCTCACTCAGGTAGACGGGCTCCCATATCCGGTCAGCCTCGTCCAGCGCGTCGTGCCACCCGCGGTCGGCGGCCGCGTACACCATCGCCTTCGCGGCGAGCACGGACAGCGGCGCGTTCGCCGCGATGCGTTTCGCCAGGCGCTGCGTCGCCTTCCGGAGCTCCCCGGCCGGGACCACCTCGTTGACCAGACCGATCTGGTGGGCCCGCGCGGCATCGATGGGCTCCCCGGTCAGCAGGATCTGCAGTGCCACGCGCGGCGGAATGAGCCACGGCAGCGGCGCGGCCCACGGAGCACCCCGGCCCACCTTGACCTCCGTGACCGCGAACCGGGCGTGCTCGGCGGCCACGACCAGGTCGCACATCTGGGCAAGCAGGAAACCACCGGCGTAGGCCACCCCGTTGACCGCCGCGATGGTGGGCTTGTCGACCTTGACGTTGCGGCCGAGGTGCGGAACGAAGTCCGCTGGCGGCACAGTCAACTCCGTGTCGGCCATCTCCTTGAGGTCTCCCCCGGCGCAGAAAGCAGCGTCACCGGCGCCGGTGAGCACCAGCACCTTCGCGTCGCGATCGGCGTTGAAGGCGTCGAACGCCTCGAACAGCGCGGACCGAACCTTCGAATTGAGCGCGTTGCGCGCCTCCGGCCGGTTGATCGTCACCCAGGCCACCTCGTCGACGAGCTCATAGGCGAGCGCCCGCGTTGTCATCTCCGTTCACCCTCCTAGTTCGGGAAACCGACGGTCACGGTCCGGACGCGCTCAGGCGTGGGCATCGCTGGTCCGACCTGTCCGCTCACTCAGCCACTGGTGGAAGCGGGCGTAGTGACGTTCCGGATCGCGCTCGACGAAACGACCCCGCGCGGTCGCGAGGACCATGTTCGGCCCAGGCAGGAGCAGCTCCGCGGCAATGGTCCACCATCCGCGCTCGTCTCGGTTCTCCGACCACGCTCGGATGTCGAGGTCGTGCTCGATGGGGACCGGGCGGCGAAACGACACCTGCATGTCCGCCGTGACCGCGAGCACGGAGGCGGACCACGGCACCACACCGCACACCTCGTCGAAGGCCGCCATGACCGACCCGCCATGCGCGAC
Coding sequences within:
- a CDS encoding MFS transporter — encoded protein: MRVAESAGEAGGARRGWTLAVSCLAVALVMAGVASLTTALPELAADIGASQTQATWIVDAYTLVLAGVLLPAGAVGDRLGRRGVLLAGLVVFAVGSALPLVMDTPTGVIVCRAVAGLGAALVMPATLSLLTAEFPARQAARAVGVWAGFAGAGAVLGILGAGALLAVWSWQAVFVATAVLALLLVVGGWFVPSSREPAAPGLDVPGAVLSAAAVGLVVFGVIEAPDHGWDSALVVASLGGGVLAGAGFVLVERRRAAPLLQVGLFGDRGFGAGAVSLVVQFLAAFGVFFLLMQHLQLVWGYSPLRAGLALAPVAVPLVVAAVLAPWVSERVGLRVMTGAGLALVAGALVGIGGLGVDEDYPRLVVFLGVFGLGLGICATPATAAIVRGVPRAKQGVASAVNDVTRELGAAVGIALAGSLLASSYRTHLAPQITHLPAATRAQASDSLAAALRLAGDTPAGPDLAAAARRAFVDGFHDTLSALAVLTAVTAVALTAWAPGRHRVDGPSQPAETCGSDATDSAFVAEQDRSTS
- a CDS encoding enoyl-CoA hydratase/isomerase family protein codes for the protein MTTRALAYELVDEVAWVTINRPEARNALNSKVRSALFEAFDAFNADRDAKVLVLTGAGDAAFCAGGDLKEMADTELTVPPADFVPHLGRNVKVDKPTIAAVNGVAYAGGFLLAQMCDLVVAAEHARFAVTEVKVGRGAPWAAPLPWLIPPRVALQILLTGEPIDAARAHQIGLVNEVVPAGELRKATQRLAKRIAANAPLSVLAAKAMVYAAADRGWHDALDEADRIWEPVYLSEDAQEGPRAFREKRKPVWRGR
- a CDS encoding helix-turn-helix domain-containing protein, whose amino-acid sequence is MSEPVLDREVRRRLAVLRHAEEVSGNVAMTCRYYGISLPTYYKWLRRYEADGVDGLRDRSKRPRTSPNATRADVVDKIIHLRRNYHFGPEKIAMYLQRYHDVTISRSTVWRILCHLGMGRLPTSQRYQRHDRRWKRYEKQRPGHQVQIDVKFVEPLPKVSKTGVSLKPVGRRGKFY
- a CDS encoding IS256 family transposase yields the protein MLDPVSGESIDQRQLAEQLLAQAKEQGVDLVCPDGLLNRLTKNVLETALEAEMDDHLGYERHDPMGRNSGNSRNGTRSKTVLTEIGPVEIDVPRDTDASFDPKIVRKRQRRLDGIDEIVLSLTARGLTTGEVAAHFDEVYGAKVSKETISKITDKVVDQMAEWSSRPLDSIYPVIFVDALVIKVRGGQVVNKPFYVVVGVTTSGERDILGIWAGDDGGEGARFWLQVFSELKNRGVTDVLIAVCDGLKGLPEAITTTWEHTIVQQCVIHLIRNSFRYAGRQHRDAIVRGLKPIYTAPSEQAATDRFDEFAKQWQDKYPAIVALWRNAWAEFVPFLEYDVEIRKVICTTNAIESINARYRRAIKARGHFPSDAAALKCLESAVKRVRDHLPRTPRPDHQREPRSDPPFI
- a CDS encoding BtrH N-terminal domain-containing protein, which codes for MTGRRVISDYPHQLAGHCGSGALRDLMQWARLSYDETPLDEGTVFGLGGELGFSYLRHPAMSPPIYLVGRGPDLTGGFTRRLGITATQHATDDPDEGWAWVREELDHGYPVLCWADIAHLPYLRVRLSMSRHDIVITGYDDHTRTATVVDNDRADPQPVPYDALARARSSTGFPVPTRHTTYRLRYPTQLPPLADTAADACHAAARALRNAQSLLPAGQLDGVADLVHGAGLDGISVFVDDLRRWPDVFTPTQLDTVLTALAAFIDKAGTGGSLFRRLQADYLHYLNQRAGLPIAGQAADLYAQLTQLWHGLARIATADISTTTRVTALADTAEHLPELEQQGADLLDLLARELSS
- a CDS encoding integrase core domain-containing protein, translated to MERSHRIDADEFYRLLDGIVIDDVNVFNARLKEWQDYYNYDRPHGSLNGQTPYGRLRQKTQAEAPGRSRSTAVAQA
- a CDS encoding alpha/beta fold hydrolase, which produces MTTPTPLTYRRAGLTLAGDHWTAPPATPSRGTAVLLHGVGQTRHSWHHTAARLAGHGWTALTLDARGHGDSDWAHPHDYTVDHLVDDLVHIAGTLNDTPVLIGASMGGITALLAHADHTIARALVLVDIAPQINPAGAARILDFMTRHRDGFATLDEAAAAIAAYNPHRTRPATTHGLRKNLRQHRDGRWRWHWDPQLLQFISDTSALTDLTTRMDTAAQQITIPTLLIRGELSDIVNHDSVDHLLHHIPTAHTATVTNTAHMVAGDDNDIFTNHLIDFLNHLLPLPRAESRKRSGPGT
- a CDS encoding TetR/AcrR family transcriptional regulator, which gives rise to MSTAAPTPSTPDEDPRLARSRARLLDAATHLLAEGGIDAVTIDAVTRTAGIARATLYRHFGTGTELLAAAFERLLPPVAPAPAHGPLRERLLTLLTNQAHLIDHAPLQLTVLSWLGMSIAPTPSTPTQSDRPHLHTLRRRIIEQYRQPFDAVLTSDAAHNTLRPGTDTTTALAQLIGPLIFNRLVTGTPNDEQFCAHLVDNFLTSHTPPTHTGDR